The following coding sequences are from one Oryzias melastigma strain HK-1 linkage group LG20, ASM292280v2, whole genome shotgun sequence window:
- the ngdn gene encoding neuroguidin, with the protein MAAAVDNDLIDRDLPKAVDLLNTLTEQVASVTKHVRELLAKVKDGAFKTSKGLSFLDLRYQLMLFYLQDLTHLISIKTAGGEIRESEALERIVTVRTVLEKMRPLDHKLKYQIDKLVRTAVTGSLAENDPLQLRPNPENLISKLSESEGSDDEDESKESSERKPAASSSKKYVPPKIAPMHYDGDLTEADKKKAQMERQRRAALRSSVIQELRQQYSDAPEEIREKRDFQSERQSREELHRKNYEESMMVRLSMPKSQRNSKKRGMMGMSSQLNRITHFGDISALTGGEGGQDGDGSRPKKKKKLMKKKTKRKAFKKHR; encoded by the exons ATGGCTGCCGCAGTAGACAAC GATTTAATCGACAGAGATTTGCCTAAAGCTGTGGATTTGCTAAACACTCTTACAGAGCAG gtaGCCTCTGTCACCAAACATGTGCGTGAACTGCTAGCCAAAGTTAAAGATGGTGCGTTTAAGACCTCAAAG GGTTTATCTTTCCTGGACCTCCGCTACCAGCTGATGCTCTTCTACCTCCAGGACCTGACTCACCTGATCAGCATCAAGACAGCAGGAGGGGAAATCAGAGAGAGCGAAGCCTTGGAGAGAATTGTCACAGTCAGAACG GTCCTAGAGAAGATGCGACCTCTGGATCACAAGCTAAAATACCAGATTGACAAACTGGTGCGCACAGCTGTTACAGGAAGTTTAG ctgaaaatgacCCGTTGCAGCTCCGCCCTAACCCTGAGAATCTCATCAGCAAG cttagTGAATCTGAGGGATCAGACGATGAAGACGAGAGCAAAGAATCTTCAGAGAGAAAACCAGCCGCCTCCAGCAGCAAGAAATACGTTCCTCCAAAGATTGCCCCAATGCATTATG ACGGTGACTTGACGGAGGCAGACAAGAAGAAGGCCCAGATGGAGCGGCAGCGCCGAGCCGCCCTCAGAAGCTCCGTGATCCAGGAGCTCCGGCAGCAGTACAGCGACGCTCCGGAGGAGATCAGGGAGAAACGGGACTTCCAGAGTGAACGGCAAAGCCGCGAGGAGCTCCACAG GAAAAACTATGAGGAGTCCATGATGGTTCGCCTCAGTATGCCTAAGAGTCAAAGGAACTCCAAGAAGAGAGGCATGATGGGAATGTCCAGCCAGCTGAACAGGATCACACACTTTGGAGACATCTCAGCTTTGACTGGCGGTGAAGGCGGGCAG GATGGAGACGGCTCTCGAcccaagaaaaagaagaagctcatgaaaaagaaaactaaaagaaaag CCTTCAAGAAGCACAGATAG
- the cebp1 gene encoding CCAAT/enhancer binding protein (C/EBP) 1, producing the protein MMSDSRASSVIQEWVSSYSGPAHTGTQSSVTPSQAVPTSQMEMMSYNQSQGMMRVDDRVAEQMMGLPYLSYGTTCIGNTPHLGSANQHQNHSQQDFPPCLLPSLRSPVTKRSISKDSAEYRLRRERNNIAVRKSRDKARRRILLTQQRALQLQEENQKLQMRIGQLTQELDTLKHILSQRHLQGSEQAATAESL; encoded by the exons ATG ATGTCTGATTCCAGGGCGTCGTCTGTCATCCAGGAATGGGTCAGCTCTTACTCAGGCCCGGCCCACACAGGCACCCAAAGCTCCGTCACCCCCAGCCAGGCTGTGCCGACCAGCCAGATGGAAATGATGTCCTACAACCAGTCTCAGGGGATGATGAGGGTTGACGACAGAGTGGCTGAGCAGATGATGGGTCTGCCCTATCTGTCCTATGGAACAACCTGCATTGGCAACACGCCACACTTAGGGAGCGCCAACCAACACCAGAACCACTCTCAGCAG GACTTCCCCCCCTGTCTACTGCCCTCTCTGCGGTCCCCAGTGACCAAAAGGAGCATCAGCAAGGACAGCGCCGAGTACCGCCTGAGACGGGAGAGGAACAACATCGCCGTGAGGAAGAGCCGGGACAAAGCCCGCAGGAGGATCCTGCTAACCCAGCAGAGagccctgcagctgcaggaggaaaacCAAAAGCTGCAGATGAGGATAGGGCAGCTCACACAGGAGCTGGACACTCTGAAGCACATCCTGTCACAGCGCCACCTGCAGGGCAGTGAGCAGGCCGCAACAGCAGAGTCCCTCTGA
- the pabpn1 gene encoding polyadenylate-binding protein 2 isoform X2, translated as MEEEAEKLKELQNEVEKQMNLSPPPVGPVIMSIEEKMEADGRSIYVGNVDYGATAEELEAHFHGCGSVNRVTILCDKYTGHPKGFAYIEFADKESVRTAMALDESLFRGRQIKVGAKRTNRPGISTTDRGFPRARFRSRGGSFSSRARYYSGYTPPRGRGRAFRFQDQWRLTTPPQVAPAPPTVSAASLSLSAPAMHTHPILSVWGGGGGGQSDHRPAAGGIYYNSKR; from the exons ATGGAGGAAGAGGCAGAGAAGCTGAAGGAACTACAGAACGAAGTGGAGAAACAGATGAATCTCAGCCCCCCACCAG ttggTCCTGTCATCATGTCCATCGAGGAAAAGATGGAGGCGGACGGCAGATCTATTTATGTTGGCAAT GTGGACTATGGTGCCACAGCAGAAGAACTTGAGGCACATTTCCATGGCTGCGGTTCAGTAAACAGAGTCACCATCCTATGTGACAAGTACACAGGGCATCCCAAAGG GTTTGCTTATATTGAGTTTGCAGACAAAGAATCTGTTAGGACAGCCATGGCCTTGGATGAGTCCCTTTTCAGAGGAAGGCAGATAAAG GTGGGAGCCAAGAGAACAAACAGACCAGGCATCAGCACCACAGACCGCGGTTTCCCACGGGCTCGGTTCAGGTCACGGGGAGGCAGTTTTTCCTCACGTGCACGCTACTACAGTGGATACACCCCCCCCAGAGGCAGAGGACGGGCCTTCAG GTTTCAGGACCAGTGGAGGCTGACAACTCCTCCCCAGGTGGCGCCGGCCCCCCCCACTGTCTCAGCagcatctctctctctctctgctccCGCTATGCACACTCACCCCATCCTGTcggtgtgggggggtgggggtgggggtcagAGCGACCACAGGCCTGCTGCAGGAGGCATTTACTACAACAGCAAACGCTGA